A region from the Felis catus isolate Fca126 chromosome F1, F.catus_Fca126_mat1.0, whole genome shotgun sequence genome encodes:
- the OPTC gene encoding opticin isoform X2, with amino-acid sequence MGDPLSKEKGEQLDTSKRRSLIGHTLASASTPLSTLAHCRRPFQQSPYFSGGCEALFLGKQHCVGVPMKILAFQILLALVLLEAGTASPPKGRKRRDPTNEEGDSYEVLNLGNYVPDLDNYDEVIDLSDYEGLMDYGDQLPEVKAGSSLGPPTRIGSTQSTVNPRTLSSKPTMTKPTMLGLPGSPSSHAEPGLPTCLVCVCLGSSVYCDDADLESIPPLPKTTTYLYARFNRISRIRAGDFKGLTKLKKIDLSSNSISSIDDDALRLLPALRDLILPENQLAALPVLPAGIEVLDVRLNRLQSSGIQPEAFRGLERLQFLYLADNLLDSIPGPLPPSLRSLHLQNNMIETMQKDAFCDTEEHKHSRRRLEDIRLDGNPINLGFFPSAYFCLPRLPTGRCC; translated from the exons ATGGGGGACCCGCTGAGCAAAGAGAAGGGGGAACAGCTGGACACCAGCAAGAGGAGAAGTCTGATTGGCCACACGCTGGCCTCAGCCAGCACCCCGCTGTCTACCCTGGCCCACTGCAGACGACCCTTCCAGCAGAGTCCCTACTTCTCCGGAGGCTGTGAGGCTCTGTTCCTTGGGAAACAGCATTGTGTGGG GGTCCCCATGAAGATCCTGGCTTTCCAGATCCTGCTGGCCCTGGTGCTGCTAGAAGCAGGGACAGCTTCTCCCccaaaggggaggaagaggagagacccGACGAACGAGGAAGGAGATTCTTACGAGGTCCTGAATCTGGGGAACTACGTCCCTGACCTGGACAACTACGATGAGGTCATTGACCTGAGCGACTATGAAGGGCTCATGGACTATGGGGACCAGCTCCCTGAG GTCAAAGCAGGATCCAGCCTGGGTCCTCCAACCAGGATCGGTTCCACTCAGAGCACGGTGAATCCAAGGACACTCTCGTCAAAGCCCACCATGACCAAGCCTACTATGCTgggcctcccaggctccccaagcaGCCACG CTGAGCCAGGCCTGCCTACATGTCTGGTATGCGTGTGCCTTGGTTCCTCCGTGTACTGTGACGATGCTGACCTGGAGAGCATCCCGCCTCTCCCCAAGACAACCACTTACCTGTACGCCCGCTTCAACCGCATCAGCCGGATCCGAGCTGGAGACTTCAAAGGGCTGA CAAAACTGAAGAAGATCGACCTTTCCAGCAATTCCATCTCCTCCATTGATGATGATGCCCTCCGCTTGCTGCCTGCCCTGCGGGACCTGATCCTCCCAGAGAACCAGCTGGCGGCTCTGCCCGTGCTGCCCGCTGGCATCGAGGTCCTGGACGTCCGCCTGAACCGGCTCCAGAGCTCCGGAATACAGCCCGAAGCCTTCAGG gggcTAGAGAGGCTGCAGTTCCTCTACCTGGCTGACAACTTGCTGGACTCCATCCCcgggcccctgccccccagcctgcGCTCACTGCACCTGCAG AATAACATGATAGAGACCATGCAGAAAGACGCCTTCTGTGACACTGAGGAGCACAAACACAGCCGGAGGCGGCTGGAAGACATCCGCCTAGACGGCAATCCCATCAACCTGGGCTTCTTCCCCAGCGCCTACTTCTGCCTGCCTCGCCTCCCCACCGGCCGCTGCTGCTAA
- the OPTC gene encoding opticin isoform X1, with translation MKILAFQILLALVLLEAGTASPPKGRKRRDPTNEEGDSYEVLNLGNYVPDLDNYDEVIDLSDYEGLMDYGDQLPEVKAGSSLGPPTRIGSTQSTVNPRTLSSKPTMTKPTMLGLPGSPSSHAEPGLPTCLVCVCLGSSVYCDDADLESIPPLPKTTTYLYARFNRISRIRAGDFKGLTKLKKIDLSSNSISSIDDDALRLLPALRDLILPENQLAALPVLPAGIEVLDVRLNRLQSSGIQPEAFRGLERLQFLYLADNLLDSIPGPLPPSLRSLHLQNNMIETMQKDAFCDTEEHKHSRRRLEDIRLDGNPINLGFFPSAYFCLPRLPTGRCC, from the exons ATGAAGATCCTGGCTTTCCAGATCCTGCTGGCCCTGGTGCTGCTAGAAGCAGGGACAGCTTCTCCCccaaaggggaggaagaggagagacccGACGAACGAGGAAGGAGATTCTTACGAGGTCCTGAATCTGGGGAACTACGTCCCTGACCTGGACAACTACGATGAGGTCATTGACCTGAGCGACTATGAAGGGCTCATGGACTATGGGGACCAGCTCCCTGAG GTCAAAGCAGGATCCAGCCTGGGTCCTCCAACCAGGATCGGTTCCACTCAGAGCACGGTGAATCCAAGGACACTCTCGTCAAAGCCCACCATGACCAAGCCTACTATGCTgggcctcccaggctccccaagcaGCCACG CTGAGCCAGGCCTGCCTACATGTCTGGTATGCGTGTGCCTTGGTTCCTCCGTGTACTGTGACGATGCTGACCTGGAGAGCATCCCGCCTCTCCCCAAGACAACCACTTACCTGTACGCCCGCTTCAACCGCATCAGCCGGATCCGAGCTGGAGACTTCAAAGGGCTGA CAAAACTGAAGAAGATCGACCTTTCCAGCAATTCCATCTCCTCCATTGATGATGATGCCCTCCGCTTGCTGCCTGCCCTGCGGGACCTGATCCTCCCAGAGAACCAGCTGGCGGCTCTGCCCGTGCTGCCCGCTGGCATCGAGGTCCTGGACGTCCGCCTGAACCGGCTCCAGAGCTCCGGAATACAGCCCGAAGCCTTCAGG gggcTAGAGAGGCTGCAGTTCCTCTACCTGGCTGACAACTTGCTGGACTCCATCCCcgggcccctgccccccagcctgcGCTCACTGCACCTGCAG AATAACATGATAGAGACCATGCAGAAAGACGCCTTCTGTGACACTGAGGAGCACAAACACAGCCGGAGGCGGCTGGAAGACATCCGCCTAGACGGCAATCCCATCAACCTGGGCTTCTTCCCCAGCGCCTACTTCTGCCTGCCTCGCCTCCCCACCGGCCGCTGCTGCTAA